From Lepisosteus oculatus isolate fLepOcu1 chromosome 8, fLepOcu1.hap2, whole genome shotgun sequence, one genomic window encodes:
- the LOC102688655 gene encoding plastin-3 isoform X3, translated as MAGKISKDELEELREAFEKVDLNGNGYICDYELHELFKEANLPLPGYKVREIIQRLMEEGDKDKDNRISFDEFVSIFQELKSSDIAKSFRKAINRKEGILAIGGTSELSSEGTQHSFSEEERFAFVNWVNKALENDPDCKHVVPMDPNSNSLFKAVGDGIVLCKMINLSVPDTIDERTINKKKLTPFTTQENLNLALNSASAIGCHVVNIGAQDLREGKPHLVLGLLWQIIKIGLFADIELSKNEALAALLRDGETLEDLMKLSPEELLLRWANFHLENAGWNKINNFSSDIKLADFSNSVKDSRAYFHLLNQIAPKGTKEGETRIDINMSGFNEKDDLKRAELMLQEAEKLGCRQFVTPSDVVSGNPKLNLAFVANLFNKYPALIKPENQDIDWGLLEGETREERTFRNWMNSLGVNPHVNHLFADLQDALVILQLYENIKVRVDWNRVNKPPYPKIGTNMKKLENCNYAVDLGKKDAKFSLVGIGGQDLNDGNPTLTLAVVWQLMRRYTLNVLEHLGDGEKATDEIIVKWVNKALSEAGKKTKIQSFKDKEISSSLPVLDLIDAIQPSSINYDLVKTGSLSEEDKLENAKYAISMARKIGARVYALPEDLVEVKPKMVMTVFACLMGRGMKKV; from the exons ATCTCAATgggaatggctacatctgtgaCTATGAGCTACACGAGTTATTCAAGGAGGCTAATCTTCCTCTCCCTGGCTACAAAGTGCGGGAAATAATTCAGAGGCTTATGGAGGAGGGCGACAAAGACAAGGATAACAGGATCAGCTTTGATGAGTTTGTTTCT ATTTTTCAAGAATTGAAAAGCAGCGACATTGCCAAGAGCTTCCGGAAAGCCATCAACAGGAAGGAAGGAATTTTGGCTATCGGTGGCACTTCAGAGCTTTCCAGTGAAGGAACACAGCATTCTTTCTCAG AGGAAGAAAGGTTTGCCTTTGTAAACTGGGTAAACAAAGCACTGGAGAATGACCCTGACTGCAAGCATGTTGTTCCTATGGATCCCAATTCAAACTCTCTGTTCAAAGCTGTTGGAGATGGAATCGTGTTGTG CAAAATGATCAATCTGTCAGTACCGGATACAATTGATGAAAggacaataaataagaagaagcTGACGCCTTTTACGACACAG GAAAACCTGAATTTGGCCCTGAACTCCGCCTCTGCTATCGGTTGCCACGTTGTCAACATTGGAGCTCAGGACCTACGAGAAGGAAAGCCTCACCTGGTGCTGGGGCTACTGTGGCAGATCATCAAGATTGGTCTGTTTGCCGACATTGAGCTGAGCAAGAATGAAG CTTTGGCTGCCTTGCTGCGCGATGGAGAGACTCTGGAGGACCTGATGAAGCTGTCTCCTGAAGAGCTGCTCTTGAGGTGGGCCAACTTCCATCTGGAGAATGCTGGCTGGAACAAAATCAACAACTTTAGCTCCGACATTAAG CTAGCAGACTTCAGTAATTCAGTAAAG GATTCAAGGGCCTATTTCCATCTCCTGAACCAGATAGCGCCTAAAGGGACCAAAGAAGGCGAGACACGCATTGACATCAATATGTCTGGGTTTAAT GAGAAAGACGACTTGAAGAGAGCAGAGTTAATGCTACAGGAGGCAGAGAAACTGGGCTGCCGACAGTTTGTCACCCCATCAGATGTGGTCAGTGGGAACCCCAAGCTGAATTTGGCTTTTGTTGCCAACTTGTTCAATAAGTACCCAGCACTGATAAAGCCAGAGAACCAGGACATCGACTGGGGGCTGCTGGAAG GTGAGACAAGGGAGGAAAGAACCTTCCGGAACTGGATGAATTCTTTGGGTGTGAACCCCCACGTCAATCACTTGTTTGC tgaccTGCAAGATGCCCTGGTTATTCTTCAGCTTTACGAAAATATTAAGGTTCGGGTCGACTGGAATAGAGTGAATAAACCACCATATCCTAAGATTGGGACCAATATGAAAAAG CTGGAGAACTGCAACTATGCGGTGGACCTGGGTAAAAAAGATGCTAAATTCTCCCTGGTGGGGATTGGTGGACAGGACCTGAACGATGGCAATCCTACTCTGACGTTGGCCGTGGTATGGCAGCTGATGAGGAG GTACACACTTAATGTATTGGAACACTTGGGAGATGGAGAGAAGGCCACAGATGAAATCATTGTTAAGTGGGTCAATAAGGCACTATCGGAGGCTGGCAAGAAAACCAAAATCCAGAGCTTCAAG GACAAAGAAATTAGTTCCAGTTTGCCCGTTTTGGACTTGATTGATGCCATCCAACCCAGCTCAATCAATTATGATTTGGTaaagacggggagtctttcGGAAGAGGACAAACTGGAAAATGCCAA GTACGCTATCTCCATGGCCCGGAAAATTGGAGCCCGAGTTTATGCCCTCCCTGAAGACCTAGTGGAGGTGAAGCCCAAGATGGTCATGACAGTCTTCGCCTGCTTGATGGGAAGAGGAATGAAGAAAGTGTAA